One Dehalococcoidales bacterium genomic region harbors:
- the tsaD gene encoding tRNA (adenosine(37)-N6)-threonylcarbamoyltransferase complex transferase subunit TsaD: MKVLGIETSCDETAAAVVEDGTRILSNRIASQVEIHARYGGIVPEVASRQHILSIVPIIRQAMAEAEVTWDDIDGIAVTIGPGLAGSLLTGVNAAKAISLARGLPLTGVNHLEGHIYANWLAEGSLDFPLVCLIVSGGHTDLVLVRGHRDYTLLGQTRDDAAGEAFDKASRLLGLGYPGGPAIERAAKSGTATISLPRAWLKGTNDFSFSGVKTALLRLVENGSISSPASATTNAAAVAAASADAAASFQEAVVDVLVTKTVAAAREHRVRQVLLAGGVAANKQLRQTLIAASPLPVIVPEPILCTDNAAMIAACGYFQLRAGRTDGLDLDIVPNLRLS; this comes from the coding sequence ATGAAAGTCCTGGGTATTGAAACCTCCTGTGACGAGACCGCCGCCGCCGTGGTCGAGGACGGCACCAGAATCCTCTCCAACCGGATTGCCTCCCAGGTGGAGATTCACGCCCGCTACGGTGGAATCGTCCCCGAGGTCGCCTCACGTCAGCATATCCTGAGTATTGTCCCCATCATCAGGCAGGCAATGGCTGAAGCGGAGGTTACCTGGGATGACATCGATGGCATCGCGGTCACCATCGGCCCGGGACTGGCCGGCTCGCTGCTTACGGGAGTCAATGCCGCCAAGGCTATCAGCCTGGCCCGTGGCCTGCCCCTGACCGGCGTCAACCATCTTGAAGGCCATATATACGCCAACTGGCTGGCGGAAGGCAGTCTCGATTTCCCCCTGGTCTGCCTCATCGTCTCCGGGGGGCATACTGACCTGGTACTGGTGCGGGGCCACCGCGACTACACCCTGCTCGGCCAGACCAGAGACGATGCCGCCGGTGAGGCCTTCGACAAGGCATCGCGTCTCCTCGGCCTCGGTTATCCCGGCGGACCGGCCATCGAGCGGGCAGCAAAGTCAGGCACTGCCACCATCTCATTACCCCGGGCCTGGCTCAAGGGAACCAATGATTTCAGCTTCAGTGGCGTCAAGACCGCCCTGCTACGCCTTGTTGAAAACGGCAGCATATCGTCTCCGGCATCAGCCACGACCAATGCCGCAGCCGTTGCCGCGGCATCAGCCGATGCCGCCGCCAGCTTCCAGGAGGCCGTGGTCGACGTCCTGGTGACGAAAACGGTGGCTGCCGCCAGAGAGCACCGCGTCAGGCAGGTCCTGCTCGCCGGTGGGGTCGCCGCCAACAAACAGCTTCGGCAGACGCTTATCGCAGCCTCGCCGCTCCCGGTCATTGTCCCCGAGCCGATACTGTGCACCGACAACGCCGCCATGATTGCGGCATGCGGCTACTTCCAGCTCCGTGCCGGCAGGACCGACGGCCTCGAC